A region from the Diadema setosum chromosome 13, eeDiaSeto1, whole genome shotgun sequence genome encodes:
- the LOC140237231 gene encoding transcription factor BTF3 homolog 4-like yields the protein MNPEKLSKLQQQVRIGGKGTQRRKKKVVHKTATTDDKKLQSSLKKLAVNNIPGIEEVNMIKDDGTVIHFNNPKVQASLAANTFAISGHAENKQLSDMLPGIMNQLGMDNATLRSKLPQDMPIQEAGGKTIAVKPDTIDEEDEDVPDLVGDFDAPSKQEN from the exons ATGAATCCCGAAAAGTTGTCCAAGCTTCAACAGCAAGTCAGAATAGGTGGCAAGGGTACccagaggagaaaaaagaaagttgtcCACAAGACGGCCACGACAGACGACAAGAAACTGCAGAGCTCATTAAAGAAATTAGCTGTAAATAATATTCCTGGTATTGAAGAG GTAAATATGATCAAGGATGATGGTACTGTGATTCACTTCAACAACCCCAAAGTTCAAGCATCGTTAGCGGCCAACACATTTGCCATCAGTGGacatgcagaaaacaaacagctGTCAGACATGTTACCCGGCATTATGAACCAGTTG GGAATGGACAATGCAACTCTCCGTAGCAAGCTCCCACAAGACATGCCCATCCAGGAGGCCGGCGGCAAGACGATTGCAGTCAAGCCGGACACCATCGATGAGGAAGACGAGGATGTACCAG ATCTCGTTGGAGACTTTGATGCCCCATCGAAGCAGGAGAACTAG